CGGGCATGCGCATGCACAACCTGCGGCTCGTGCGGAAAAGCGGCGGTCGCAGTGGGACCGTGGTGCTCGAATGAGTCACTCCGAGGGAGTGTGGACAGTGGATCGAAACAGGATCGGGCAGTTGGTGGCGGTGTGCCTCAGCGAGACCAAGGGCACCCCCAAGACGAATGTGGGATCAGGTCTCCTACGTGTGGATTGGGGGCTGGAGGGCGACGCCCACGCCGGCAAGTGGCACCGGCAGGTGAGCCTGCTGGCGCTGGAGAGCATCGAGAAGATGAAGGCCAAGGGCCTTAACGTCGCCCCAGGAAGCTTCGCCGAAAACCTCACCACCAGCGGCCTGGTCCTCCATACCCTTCCCGTGGGCACCCGCATGAGGATCGGCGGCGCCCTGGTCGAGGTAACCCAGATCGGCAAGGTGTGCCACGACCGCTGTGCCGTCTACGAACAGGCCGGCGACTGCGTCATGCCCCGCGAGGGCATCTTCGTCAAGGTCCTCGAGGGAGGGCGGGTGCGGGCCGGGGACCCGGTAGAGGTGCTGGAGCGATAGGGTCGCCTCCCAGCCCGCTGGCGACGCAGGAGAGGGGACATGCGGCGCCGGCGGCCGCTGCTACCCCTCGCGGGACCGGCGGAGCCACACTGGCAAGAAGCACGCCCCAACTGCCGTCATGGCGCCCGCCAGTATCAGGAAGCCCGCACTCAGGCTGAGGACCTCGGCCACCCGTCCGACTACGGGCTGGAAAAGGAAGGTACCGGTAGCGGCCGTCATGCTGAGCAACCCGGTCACGACGCCGACTTGCCGGGGAAAGCGTCGGTTAGTGTAGATCATGACGTTCGGGTAGATGCCCCCAGCGGCCAGGCCGGCTACAGTCGCAGCCAGGTACGCCTCGCCCGAGGAGGACGAGAGGGCAAACCCACCGATGGCCAGCCCCGAGATGAGGCCGCTGGCCATGACTACCGCTGGAAGGCTGAACCGCGACACCACGGCGCCCTGGAAGAGCCTCCCCACCAGGATGGCCCCCCAGAAGAGCGACAGAGCCACCCCCGCCTGCAGCGAGCCCACCCCGTACTGGCCCTCCATGAAGAGCACGGCCCAGGACGTCATCCCGTGCTCCCCGGCCACGTAGAACAGCAGCGCCAGCGCGCTCAGAACCACCAGGTAGTTCCGGGCCAGTCTGGAGAGTGGTTGGCTTGGGGATGCCTCCCGGTGCCGGCTGGGGGCCGACGGCATGCGAGACGCAGCCCCCAGAACCAGCAGTACCGCGGAGAGGGCGGCCACTGCGGCAAAGGCCGTCCGCCACCCCCGGCCCACCTGGAGCAGGGCCCCCGCCCCCATCGGAGCTGTCAGGGCTCCTACCCCGTAGCCCATGTGCACCAGGTTCATCATCCAGGCGCCGCCACCGATTTGTGCTGGCAGGACGTTCAGGCCCGTCTCGATGAACCCGGAGCCCAGCCCGAACAGGAAGTACGACACCAGCAGCTCAGGATACCGGCTCGACAGAGCGCACCCGCCCAGCGACAGCACCACCCCTAGCCAGGCTGCCAGCAAGGTCGGCTTCAGGCCGATCCGGTCCAGTACGAACCCGCCCAGCAGGCACCCACACATGAAGCCCAGTGAACCCGCCGCCAGCAGAACGCCTACCGCCGTCTCTCGGATGCTCAGGTCAGCCATGACCCGAGGCAGGACCGGCCCCAGCACCGTCTGGCCCAGGCCGTGGCCCACCATCCCTAGTGTCGCCAGAACCGCCAGCCACCGCACCGAGCCGGGGACCGACCCCTCGCCAGCCAGCACCGCTTCCGAAGGACGCAACCCTAGACCAGACCTCCCGCAGATGTCACCGCCAAGGCACTCCCACTCCGCGCAGGCGCGTAAAGGCCAACCGCGGGCTGCCGTCGGCCTCGAGGAGGGCGTACCATCGCATCGGTTGCGCCGCCTCGTACCAGGGTACGGTGCTGAAGTCCAGGTTGAACGCGAACACCGCCTGTAGCCAGGGCCATGTCTGGGCCCCCTGTAGCAGCAGCTGCTGGTAGTAGAAGGCCTGCTCTGCCTCCGACACCACATAGTCGTCGTGCTCCCCCATGGTCCAGGCTGAGGCCAGGGGCCAGCCCACCTCGGTGGCCCAGATGGGGGTGTCGCCATCGGCGTATTCCAGCATCACCCGGTGCTGGGCCTCCAACCGGGACACCGCCAGCCCGTACTGGTGCCGGGCGAAGGGAGGCCGGCCGAACCCGTAGGGATGCGACCCCAGGGCGTCGAAGTACCCCTTGGCCCCGGCCTCGTAGAGGCCCCGGATGAAGTCGAGGTCCCCCACCGCGCCCTCCCCGCCGTCGCCGGTGGTGGCTACCCCGCCGGAGATCACCAGGGCCTCCGGATCCTCCGCCTTGATGGCCGTGTAGGCGACCCGCAGCATCTCGGCGTAAGCAGCCGGGTCGGGCGTCTGCTCCCCCCACTCGAACGCGAGGTTAGGCTCGTTGCCGATCTCGTAGGCCGCCACCCGACCCCGGTACCGGCGCGCCACTGCCGCCACGAACCGGCCGTACGCCTCTAGGTCCGACGGCGGATGGGTGAGCGTGGTATTGGGCGGCCGAGCCCATGCCGGCGTGTCGTGTAGCCGCAACAGAACTTTGAGGCCGTTCGACTCAGCCGCCTCGATCACATTGTCGGAGTCCTCCCAGTAGAACTGGTTCGGCTGGGGCTCGGCCCCAGCCCACGAGAGGTAGTTCTTGATCCACCCGAAGCCGAGCTGATGTAGCAGGTGGGCGTTGCTCAAGTCGGCAATGTTGGCCCCCAGAACCGGGGCCAGGCGCTTGGGGTAAGGCTCCCGCGTGGAGGGCAGGATCACCTGCGGGATCCGACCCTCGCCCGCCACCGAGGGGCAGTCGTCCCATCCCGCCGTGGATACCACCAGCTCGGGAGCTCCTCCCCTGACGGGCACGGCGTAGATGGATTGGCCCTGCGCCTCCGCCAGGCTGAGCAGGACGGCATCACCGACCCAGGTGAGGCTGCGTATAGGCCCGCGCGCTTCCCATAGCCATCGCACCTCGGCCCCATCTCGTCGCGCCAGGTACACGCCAGGCCGATCGTCCTCGTGCCAGCCGGCGAAAGCCAGCCGCTCGCCATCCGGGGACCAGGCAGGATAGCGGCCCTTGAGCGGCCACTGGGTGATCTGCGCCTCCCCGGAGGCGAAGTCCAGCACGTACACGTGCTCCACCCCATCGCGCACCGCCGAGTAGGCGATGGCTCCCCCGTCGGGGGCCCAGGCTGGGGAGCGGTATATCTCTCCCGGCCCCGAATGCGTCAGCCTCTCCACCGCCCCCCGCCTCCAGTCCAGCACGTACAGATCCCTGCCGCCGTCGCGCTCGGAGACGAATACCAGCCGAGTGCCGTCCGGCGACCAGTCGGGTTCGTAGTCGGCCGCCGGGTGATTGGTCACGTTGACCACGTTGCCCACCGCGGGGTTCAGAAGGTAGATCTCGGAGTTGCCGTCCCGCCGGGAGACGAAGGCCACCATCGTGCCCGTGGGCGACACCACTGGATCCCAGTCGGGCTCGCGGTTCAGGGTCAGGTTGCGCACCGACCCGTCGGGGAGAGCCAGGTAGATGTCACCGTCGCCGTCTCTGTCCGAGGCGAAGAACAGGTTGGCCGTCCGGGCAGCTCCCTGGACCTCAGCCGCCGCGCCGGCAGGCAGCCAGGCGGGTAGCCCGACCGCGACGGCGGTAATCAGGCGCGCTAACGCCGTCAGGACTGGCCGGAGCCCAGGCATCTAGCCGGCGCCCTGAATGCCGCCGCGCGTCATCGCCTCCAGGTCGAGCGCCGCTTCTAGTTCCTCCTGGCCCAACAGGCCACGCTCCAGCACCACCTCCGCCACCCGGCGCCCGCTTCGGAGGGCCTCCAGGGCCACGCTGGCAGCCTGGCGGTAGCCGATGTAGGGGTTGAGGGCGGTGACGATGGCCAGGCTGCGCTCGGCCCAGTATCGGCACCGCTCCTCGTCGGCCTCGATGCCGCGGACGCACCGTTCGCTGAACGAGCGCAGGGCGTTCGTCATCACCTCGACAGACTGGCAGAGGCTGTAAGCCATGACCGGCATCATCACGTTAAGCTCGAGCTGCCCTGCCTGCGCGCCCAGAGCTACGCAGGCGTCGTTGCCTATGACGTGGTAGCAGACCATATTGAGCATCTCGGCCATCACGGGGTTGATCTTGCCCGGCATGATGCTCGAGCCTGGCTGCACCGCCGGCAGCCTGATCTCCGCTAGCCCCGTCATGGGGCCAGAGGCCAGCAGGCGCAGGTCGTTGGCGATGCGGGTCAGAGTCAGAGCGAGGGTCCGCAGTGCCCCGGAGTAGGCCGCCACATCGGCCTGGCTCTGCATGGCCTCGAACAGGTTCCCCATGGAGCGCAGCCTCAGGCCCGTGATGTTCTCCAGTTCCCGGATCATCCCCGCGTGGTAGTCGGGATGGGCGTTGAGGCCAGTGCCGGCGGCCGTCCCTCCGATGCCCAGCCGTGCCAGCGCGTCGGCGGCCTCATCCAACCGATCCCGGTCGTGCCCCAGGGCGTCAGCGTAGGCGCCGAATTCCTGGCCCAAAGTCACCGGCACCGCATCCTGCAGATGAGTGCGGCCCGCCTTGATCACCGGGTCGAACTCGATGGACTTCAGCCGGAAGGCTTCCTCGCAGTCGCGGAGGGCAGCGGCCAGCTCCTGGTGCAGGGAAAGGGCCGCCAGCCGCATGGCCGTGGGGATGACATCATTGGTGGACTGCCCCATATTGACGTGATCGTTGGGGTGCACGGGCCGGTACTGGCCCCTGGGCTGCCCCAGTATCTCGTTGGCGCGGTTGGCGATGACCTCGTTGGCGTTCATGTTATGCGACGTGCCAGCACCCGCCTGGAACACGTCCACCACGAACTGGTCCTGCAGGCGTCCCTCGACTACCTCCAGCGCCGCTTGCTCGATGGCGCCGGCTAGCTCGGGCTCCAGCAGCCCCAACCGCCCGTTCACCCGGGCCGCCGCTAGCTTGACCCAGCCGGTGGCCTTTACGAAGCGCCCGCTCGGACGCAGCCCGCTAATGGCGAAGTTCTCCACGGCCCTCTGCGTCTGCGCCCCGTAGTATGCCGAAGCCGGCACCTGAACCTCTCCCAGCGAATCCGTCTCGATGCGCCAACCTTCCACCGTGGCCCCTCCTTGTCTTTCCCCCGGTCTCGGCGCTCTCGGCAGTCGGAGTCCCCGAGCAGCAGGACGAACCGTGATTCTATTGCGCCCCAGTGGGGCGCACAAGGCACTCGGCCATGAGCGGAAGGCCCTTGCCCGGCCTTGGGGGCCCAGCTACAATGGCTGCTAGCCTTGGTAGAGAGCACGGATTGGCCAAGAGAACAAGCAGCAGCAGTCGCCGCACTCCTAGAGCCCGAGCCACGAGGCGACCGGGAATGAGCCGTCCTCCTTCGCCGCAACCCACGCGCTCCCAGCGATTCCTTCGGTGGCTAACCACCAGCAACTGGGTGCTGGTGGTGGGGTTAATCGTGTTAGTGGCCATCTTGGTAGCGATGTTCTTGCGCCTGACCACGCCCGCATCGGGAGAGGCGGGCCCGCCGGCCGCCCTGTCGGTGTCCGCATGGGCGCTGGCCTTGGCCGACCTGGCTGCCAGTCATGGCGGCATTCTTGGGTGAAGACCGTGGTGGCCGTGGCTATGAGAGCAACGAAGTGCAGACCAACACCGCCAGCCCCCCTCTAGCTGAAGCGGGGGCTACCGCTCCTCGACGCCAGGCGATTCTGCGGCTGGCACTGGTGGTGCTCCTCACCGCGGGCATCACCTTCCTGGCGATCACATTCCGGCACCAGCTCGGAGGTCTGGAAGCCCTAGGCTATCCAGGCGTGTTTCTGGTCAGCCTCCTGGCCAACGCCACGGTCGTCCTCCCTGCTCCTGGCCTGGCCTTCACCTTCGCCATGGGTCCCGTCCTCAACCCACTGCTGGTTGGGCTCGTCGCCGGCGCTGGTGAGGCCCTGGGCGAGATGACCGGCTACCTGGCCGGACGGGCCGGGCGTACCGCCATCGGGCAGGATTCCCGCTACGAACGTTTGGAGCGGATCACCCGGCGCTACGGTGGCTGGGCCATCCTGGCTCTCTCGGCCATTCCGGCGGCCGTGTTCGACCTGGTGGGGCTGGCCGCGGGGGCCATGCGCATGCCCGTCCTTCGCTTCCTCCTCTTCACCCTGGTGGGAAAGACTATCAAGACCATCGCGGTGGCCTACGCCGGCGCCTACTCCGTAACCTGGCTCCTCGACCTCATAAACTGAACTCTCACCACGCATTTCACCGCAGAGATCGCTGAGACCGCAGAGGTCACGCAGAGAACGGCGTAGGCAGGAGACTCGGTGAGCATGCACACAGCCTCAGCCACAGACCTACCGTTCCCCTCCTGTCTCCTGTCTCCATTTCTCCTGTCTCCTTCTCTCAGCGATCTCTGCGGCAAGATCTGAAAAGTCGGCGCGCGTTGACACCCACCCTTCCGGCGACTAGAATCGCGGCGACTTCAGGCCGGTACGGGGGCGGAGGGTCCATGCGCATCACCAAGCAACTCCTCCAGGACGAGCTCGCCCAGCGGCGCGAAGAGGGCGCGGATGTTGACCTCATCGAGCCCGAGGTTGCCACGGCCGATCCCGACGACGAGGGCGTCCTGGCGGCACTGTACTCCCGCCTGGAGGAGCTGGGCGGAGACGCCAACCTGGCAGCGGCAGAGCCCTCCGAACTGGAGGCCATCCGGGAGCAGCGTGGCCCCGGGCCCCGCGCTTACGCTCAGGCCTTCTCCGAGACCCGGCTGGCCGATCGCCTCTATGGCGCCTGGCTCGGCCGGGCGGCAGGGTGCCTCTTGGGCAAGCCCTGCGAGGGTTGGAGTCACGACCGCATCCGAGCCTACTTGGAGCCCGCCTTCGAGTACCCCCTCCGCGATTACTTCCCCCTGGTCATCCCCGATATCACCGGGAGCCTGTTGCAGCGGGCCCGCCCGGCTGACTGGTTCCGCGGGCGCATCGGCGCCGCTCCCCGGGACGATGATACCGACTACACCGTGCTGGGCTTGCACCTGATCGAGGAGCACGGCTTCGACTTCACCACCGAGGCCGTGGCTGAGGAATGGCTGTCCCATCTGCCCTTCTGGCAAGTGTACACAGCCGAGCGGGTGGCGTACGCCAACCTGGTGAACGGACTGAAGCCGCCGGACACTGCCCTCTATCTGAACCCGTACCGGGAGTGGATCGGGGCCCAGATCCGGGCTGACATCTTCGGATACGTCTGCCCGGGCCGCCCCGAAGCGGCCGCCGCCCTTGCCTACCGGGACGCCCGCCTCTCCCACGCCCGCAATGGCATCTACGGAGAGATGTGGGCCGCCGCCTGCTTGGCGGCGGCGTTCGTGGAGGATGATGCCCGCTCCGTCATCGAGGTCGGCCTGTCCGAGATACCGCGACACAGCCGGCTGGCCACTGCCCTGAGCCAGACTCTCGCCTGGTCGGACGAAGACGACGACTGGCAGCAGACCTGGGAGCGGGTGAATGCCTCCTACGGGCATTACCACGCGGTGCACACCATCAACAACGCCTGCGCCGTCGCCCTGGCCCTTCTCCATGCCGAAGGCGATTTCCAGAAGGCCATCACCATCGCCGTCATGTGCGGCTGGGACACCGACTGCAACGGCGCCACCGCCGGGTCCATCGCCGGGGCGATGCTGGGGGCGTCCTCACTCCCTGCCCGGTGGACCGCTCCCCTGAACGATACCCTGCACAGCGCCGTGCAGGGCTTCGAGGTCTCCCGCCTCTCCGATCTGGCTGAGCGCACCTTGGCGCTGGCCCGGAGGGCTTTATGACCGAGGCTCTGGTCGTGGGAAGCATCAACATGGACCTGGTGATGCGCACCCCGCGCCTGCCCCGGCCCGGGGAGACACTAGTGGGGGGGACCTTCCGCGTGGTGCCGGGAGGAAAGGGCGCCAATCAGGCCGCCTCCGCCTCGCGGCTGGGCCACCCGACTGCCATGATCGGCGCCGTGGGCGACGACGACTTCGGCGCCGCTGCCCTCGACAACCTGCGGGCCCAGGCAGTGGACGTGACGGCGGTCCGGCGAGCGGCCGGAGAGGCCACCGGCGTGGCCATGATCTTGGTGGACGCCCAGGGACGCAATACCATCGTGGTAGCTTCGGGCGCCAATGCCTGCTTGACCCCAGCGGACGTCATTGCCCACCGCGGGCTCTTCCGGGCCGCCCGCGTGGTGACCCTGCAGTGCGAGATTCCATTGGATACGGTCTCGGCAGCCGTCGGCGCCGCTATGGAGGAGGGTGCCACCACCATACTGAACGCCGCCCCGGCGGTACCTGACCTCCCCGAGATCGCCCTAGCCGTGGACTTCCTGGTCGTCAACGAGCAGGAAGCGGAGTCGCTCACCGGCGTGCGCCCGGCCGCCCTGGCGGATGCGCTCTCCGCCGCCGAGCACCTGCAGCGCCGGGGCCCGAAGTGCGCCGTGGTCACGCTAGGCGCTCAGGGCTGCGTCTATGCCACCGCGTCATGCTCCGGGCACCTGCCCGCGCCGTCGGTGGAGGCGGTGGACACCACCGCGGCTGGAGACGCGTTCATCGGCGGTCTGATGGCTGCCGTCATCGAAAACCGACCGCTGGAGGAGGCGCTTCTTCTGGCCAACTGCGCCGGAGCCCTGGCCGTCACCCGGATGGGCGCTCAGTCATCGCTGCCCGACCGAAAGGCCGTCGACGACCTCTTCACTCGGTTTCGCCAGGAGTTGACAGCTTAGGTGGCAACTCGACCAAGGAGGGACATCCCCTATGAAGATCGGTTTCCTCACCGCCTGCTTGAGAGGGGTTAGACTGGAGGAGATTATTGCCTGGGCCGGTGCCAACGGCTTTCAGACCCTCGAACTCACCGCCACCCCCATCGCCGAGGGGCGCCCGCCGGAGAACGTGCTCGACGTCGCCAACCTGGACGGCGAAGGGGCTGCCCGCCTCAAGGAGTTGTGCGCCCAGGCGGGCATCGAGATCTCCTGCCTGACCTACTGCGACAACAACCTGGCTGCTGACCCCGAGAGGCGAGCCCAGATCCATGGCCACCTGCGCCGAGTCATGGACGCCGCGAACCTTCTGGGAGTGCGCGAGGTGAGCACCTTCGTGGGGCGCAACCACCTCACCACCATTCAGGAGAACATCGAGGAAGCGGTGCCCGTCTTCCGGGAGCTCCTTGGCTATGCGGCGGATCGGGGCGTGCGTCTGGGCATCGAGAACTGGCCTGGCATCAACGTTCAGTTCGAGGGCCTGATCGGTAACATCTTCATGTCCCCTGCCATCTGGGAACCCCTCTTCGAGGCCCTGCCAGTGGACAACTTCGGCCTCAACTTCGACCCCAGCCACCTCTATTGGATGGGGATAGACTATGTCCAGGCTGTCAAGGACTTCAGCGAACGCATCTTCCACGTGCACACCAAGGACACCGAAGTCTTGGAGGAAGTGGTGGCCACCGCCGGGATGTTCCTGCCTCGGCATCGCTGGTGGCGCTATCGCATCCCCGGCATGGGCGCGGTGGACTGGCCCGCCTTCATTTCCGCCCTGGCGGAGTACGGCTACGACGGACCCCTCAGCATCGAGCACGAGGACCCCGTCTGGAGTGGCAGCGAGCAGCGAGTGAAAGAGGGCCTGCTCTTGGCCCGGAAGTATCTTTCCACTTATGTCGTCTAAGGGAGAGACACACAGGATGGCTATTCTCAAATCGCATCACATCGCCGTATCGACCCCGGACCTGAAGCGTCTGGTGGACTTCTACACCAACACCCTGGGCTTCCCTGTCGCCGGCCACCTGGGCGACACCATCACGTTTGTGGACATAGGCGGCACCCGGCTGGAGTTAATCGAGAAGCCCGACGTGACCGAGCCCCAGGAAGAGGGGCGCAAGGGAATGCTGCACATCGCCTTCGAGGTCGACGATGTGCAGAAGACCTACGAGGAGTTCAGAGGCAAAGGGGTGGAGTTCCATATTCCGGCACGGGAGGCCCGACCCGGCCTCTGGGTGGCCTTCTTTCGCGACCCTGACGGCAACGTCCTCGAGTTCTTCCGCGCCACTCCCGAGGCGATGGGGCTAGCCTGAGGCGCCGGCACGCTACCCGACTGCCCCATGGCCGTGAAGGAGCGCTACGATGCAGAGGCAGCCGCAGCCTGACTTCGAGCGACTACTCAAGGCCCTGCGACGAGAGGAACCCGACCGGGTTCCTCTGGCCGAGCTGCTCATGGACGCCGAGGCCAAGGAAGCCTTTCTGGGCCGGCCGGTCCGTTCCGTGGCCGATGACGTGGACTTCTGGTACCGCGCCGGCTACGACTACATCTGCTTGCCGCCCCGCTTCTCCTTCGACTACTGGCGGGGTATCCCCGTCCAGGATGGGGTGGCGCGATATGAGCGCCACTGGGGGCGCGAGGACAGCGGGCTCATCCAGGGCTGGGCCGATCTGGAGAAGTACCCCATCCCCACTCTGGATCAGGTGGACTTCAGCCCCTTTGACCAGGTAGGCCGCCACCTCCCCGACGGCATGAGGGTGGTGGCCCGCTTCGGCGACATCTTCACCACCGCCTGGCAGGCGATGGGATTCACCCCCTTCTGCTACGCCATGTACGAGCAGGAGGACCTGGTCGCCCACCTCATGGAGGGCCTGGGGCGCCTGGTGTATGGCATCTTCGAGGTGATGTCGCAGTACGACGTGGTGGGGGCCATGTGGTACAGCGATGACATCGCCTATGCCACCGGCCTTATGGTGTCGCCAGGCTTCTACCGCCGGTACCTGTTCCCCTGGATGAAGAGGATCGGCGACCTCTGCCAGGAGCGAGGGTTCCCCTACATCTACCACACTGACGGCGTGCTCTGGGAGGTCATGGACGACCTGCTGGCCTGTGGCATACATGCCCTTCAGCCCATCGAGCCGGCAGCCATGGACATCCGCGAAGTCAAGCGCCGCTACGGGAACCGCCTGGCACTCATCGGCAACGTGGAAGTGGACCTGCTCGCCCGCGGAACCGAGGAACAGGTGCGCGCCGAGGTGCGCCGACTGCTAAGAGAAGTAGCGCCTGGCGGCGGTTACTGCCTCGGCTCCAGCAACACCATCGCCTACTACGTACGACCTGAGAACTACCGCGCCATGATAGACGAGACCCTAAGGGCAGGGAACCGGTCACAGGTTACAGGGGATAGGGGATAGGGAGCCGGTCTTGGGGATGCAAGGCGTTGTCAGGGCGCACTGCCTCTATCCTCCGGAACCTGATCCCCGCGACCTACTCCCTGCAACCTAGTAAGGAGGACAGCATGGCTAGGACGATCGGAGTAGCTCTCATCGGCTATCAGTTCATGGGCCGGACGCACAGCAACGCCTACCGGCAGGTGAAGTACTTCTTCGATCCGCCCCTGGTGCCGGAGATGGAAGTCCTGGTGGGGAGGAACCTCGATGGGGTGCGGGCCGCGGCGGACAAGTTGGGCTGGAAGGCATACGCCACCGACTGGCACCAGGTCCTGGATCGGGATGACATCGGCATAGTGGACATCAGCTCGCCCGGAGATACGCATTACCCCATCGCCCTGGCAGCTGCTGAGGCTGGCAAGCACATCTTCTGCGAGAAGCCTCTGGCCAACACCTTGGACCAGGCAGTGCGCATGGCAGAAGCCGCCGAGCGGGCCGGGGTGAAAGCGATGACCAACTTCAACTATCGCTTCGTCCCCGCGGTGCAGCTGGCCAAGCGCCTCATTGACGAGGGCAAGATCGGGGAGATCCGCCACTACCGGGGGGTATACCTGCAGGACTGGATCGTGGACCCGGAGTTCCCTCTGGTGTGGCGCCTACGCAAGGAGAGCGCCGGCAGCGGGGCCCTGGGAGACATCGCCGCCCACAACATAGACCTGGCCCGGTTCCTGGTCGGTGAGATTAAGGAGGTGGCGGCTGCCGACAAGACCTTCATCAAGGAGCGTCCTCTCCCCGCCACGGCCGAGGGCGCCTGGGGAGCAGCCGGCGGAGCCCAGCGGGGCGAGGTAACTGTGGACGATGCCGTCATTGCCCTGGGTCGATTCGAGGGGGGCGCCCTGGCCACCTTCGAGGCCACCCGCTTCGCTCCGGGACGGCGCAACTACAATGCCTTCGAAATAAGCGGCAGCAGGGGAAGCATCTCCTTCAACCTGGAGCGGATGAACGAACTGGAGTACTTCTCCCTCGACGACCCACCGTATGCCCAGGGCTTCCGCACCATCAACGTGTCCGGGGGGGACTTCGGGGAGTACGCCGCCGCTTGGTGGCCTCCCGGTCACATCATCGGCTACGAGCATACCTTCGTGCACTCGATCTTCGAGTTCCTCAGGGCCATCGGGGAAGACCGCCAGCCGGTCCCCAACTTCCGCGAGGGCGCCCGCACTCAAGCGGTGCTCGACGCGGTGGCCATGGCTGCCGCTTCCCGCAAGTGGGAAGCTGTACCTCAAGTGTAGATTGCCCGGACACCCCTCGGACCCCACTGCCGCAGGGGTGTCCGCCGCTGTTCTCTGCGCGGAGCGGCTCAGCATCGGGGGACCGAT
The Anaerolineae bacterium genome window above contains:
- a CDS encoding MOSC domain-containing protein, with product MGQLVAVCLSETKGTPKTNVGSGLLRVDWGLEGDAHAGKWHRQVSLLALESIEKMKAKGLNVAPGSFAENLTTSGLVLHTLPVGTRMRIGGALVEVTQIGKVCHDRCAVYEQAGDCVMPREGIFVKVLEGGRVRAGDPVEVLER
- a CDS encoding MFS transporter, whose amino-acid sequence is MRPSEAVLAGEGSVPGSVRWLAVLATLGMVGHGLGQTVLGPVLPRVMADLSIRETAVGVLLAAGSLGFMCGCLLGGFVLDRIGLKPTLLAAWLGVVLSLGGCALSSRYPELLVSYFLFGLGSGFIETGLNVLPAQIGGGAWMMNLVHMGYGVGALTAPMGAGALLQVGRGWRTAFAAVAALSAVLLVLGAASRMPSAPSRHREASPSQPLSRLARNYLVVLSALALLFYVAGEHGMTSWAVLFMEGQYGVGSLQAGVALSLFWGAILVGRLFQGAVVSRFSLPAVVMASGLISGLAIGGFALSSSSGEAYLAATVAGLAAGGIYPNVMIYTNRRFPRQVGVVTGLLSMTAATGTFLFQPVVGRVAEVLSLSAGFLILAGAMTAVGACFLPVWLRRSREG
- a CDS encoding cellulase family glycosylhydrolase, producing MPGLRPVLTALARLITAVAVGLPAWLPAGAAAEVQGAARTANLFFASDRDGDGDIYLALPDGSVRNLTLNREPDWDPVVSPTGTMVAFVSRRDGNSEIYLLNPAVGNVVNVTNHPAADYEPDWSPDGTRLVFVSERDGGRDLYVLDWRRGAVERLTHSGPGEIYRSPAWAPDGGAIAYSAVRDGVEHVYVLDFASGEAQITQWPLKGRYPAWSPDGERLAFAGWHEDDRPGVYLARRDGAEVRWLWEARGPIRSLTWVGDAVLLSLAEAQGQSIYAVPVRGGAPELVVSTAGWDDCPSVAGEGRIPQVILPSTREPYPKRLAPVLGANIADLSNAHLLHQLGFGWIKNYLSWAGAEPQPNQFYWEDSDNVIEAAESNGLKVLLRLHDTPAWARPPNTTLTHPPSDLEAYGRFVAAVARRYRGRVAAYEIGNEPNLAFEWGEQTPDPAAYAEMLRVAYTAIKAEDPEALVISGGVATTGDGGEGAVGDLDFIRGLYEAGAKGYFDALGSHPYGFGRPPFARHQYGLAVSRLEAQHRVMLEYADGDTPIWATEVGWPLASAWTMGEHDDYVVSEAEQAFYYQQLLLQGAQTWPWLQAVFAFNLDFSTVPWYEAAQPMRWYALLEADGSPRLAFTRLRGVGVPWR
- a CDS encoding aspartate ammonia-lyase, which translates into the protein MEGWRIETDSLGEVQVPASAYYGAQTQRAVENFAISGLRPSGRFVKATGWVKLAAARVNGRLGLLEPELAGAIEQAALEVVEGRLQDQFVVDVFQAGAGTSHNMNANEVIANRANEILGQPRGQYRPVHPNDHVNMGQSTNDVIPTAMRLAALSLHQELAAALRDCEEAFRLKSIEFDPVIKAGRTHLQDAVPVTLGQEFGAYADALGHDRDRLDEAADALARLGIGGTAAGTGLNAHPDYHAGMIRELENITGLRLRSMGNLFEAMQSQADVAAYSGALRTLALTLTRIANDLRLLASGPMTGLAEIRLPAVQPGSSIMPGKINPVMAEMLNMVCYHVIGNDACVALGAQAGQLELNVMMPVMAYSLCQSVEVMTNALRSFSERCVRGIEADEERCRYWAERSLAIVTALNPYIGYRQAASVALEALRSGRRVAEVVLERGLLGQEELEAALDLEAMTRGGIQGAG
- a CDS encoding VTT domain-containing protein, which codes for MGEDRGGRGYESNEVQTNTASPPLAEAGATAPRRQAILRLALVVLLTAGITFLAITFRHQLGGLEALGYPGVFLVSLLANATVVLPAPGLAFTFAMGPVLNPLLVGLVAGAGEALGEMTGYLAGRAGRTAIGQDSRYERLERITRRYGGWAILALSAIPAAVFDLVGLAAGAMRMPVLRFLLFTLVGKTIKTIAVAYAGAYSVTWLLDLIN
- a CDS encoding ADP-ribosylglycohydrolase family protein, which gives rise to MRITKQLLQDELAQRREEGADVDLIEPEVATADPDDEGVLAALYSRLEELGGDANLAAAEPSELEAIREQRGPGPRAYAQAFSETRLADRLYGAWLGRAAGCLLGKPCEGWSHDRIRAYLEPAFEYPLRDYFPLVIPDITGSLLQRARPADWFRGRIGAAPRDDDTDYTVLGLHLIEEHGFDFTTEAVAEEWLSHLPFWQVYTAERVAYANLVNGLKPPDTALYLNPYREWIGAQIRADIFGYVCPGRPEAAAALAYRDARLSHARNGIYGEMWAAACLAAAFVEDDARSVIEVGLSEIPRHSRLATALSQTLAWSDEDDDWQQTWERVNASYGHYHAVHTINNACAVALALLHAEGDFQKAITIAVMCGWDTDCNGATAGSIAGAMLGASSLPARWTAPLNDTLHSAVQGFEVSRLSDLAERTLALARRAL
- the rbsK gene encoding ribokinase, which gives rise to MTEALVVGSINMDLVMRTPRLPRPGETLVGGTFRVVPGGKGANQAASASRLGHPTAMIGAVGDDDFGAAALDNLRAQAVDVTAVRRAAGEATGVAMILVDAQGRNTIVVASGANACLTPADVIAHRGLFRAARVVTLQCEIPLDTVSAAVGAAMEEGATTILNAAPAVPDLPEIALAVDFLVVNEQEAESLTGVRPAALADALSAAEHLQRRGPKCAVVTLGAQGCVYATASCSGHLPAPSVEAVDTTAAGDAFIGGLMAAVIENRPLEEALLLANCAGALAVTRMGAQSSLPDRKAVDDLFTRFRQELTA
- a CDS encoding sugar phosphate isomerase/epimerase, giving the protein MKIGFLTACLRGVRLEEIIAWAGANGFQTLELTATPIAEGRPPENVLDVANLDGEGAARLKELCAQAGIEISCLTYCDNNLAADPERRAQIHGHLRRVMDAANLLGVREVSTFVGRNHLTTIQENIEEAVPVFRELLGYAADRGVRLGIENWPGINVQFEGLIGNIFMSPAIWEPLFEALPVDNFGLNFDPSHLYWMGIDYVQAVKDFSERIFHVHTKDTEVLEEVVATAGMFLPRHRWWRYRIPGMGAVDWPAFISALAEYGYDGPLSIEHEDPVWSGSEQRVKEGLLLARKYLSTYVV